A window from Bacteroidales bacterium encodes these proteins:
- a CDS encoding OmpH family outer membrane protein codes for MRKSMLIFLLICIGSVTYAQRYAYVNTEYILTNIPAYNAAQEKLDQLSYEWQQELETKKEELDEMEKEFQSEKVLLTDEMKQRRQEEINKKREEIQKLQRKYFGPKGELYQKRQDLVQPIQEEVYSAIENIASRGNYAVIFDAAGKSNMLYTDPNYDKSDDVLQELGYKN; via the coding sequence ATGCGGAAATCAATGCTCATATTTTTGTTGATTTGTATTGGCTCCGTAACATACGCACAAAGATATGCTTATGTGAATACCGAATATATTTTGACCAACATCCCTGCTTATAATGCCGCTCAGGAAAAGCTGGACCAACTTTCCTATGAATGGCAGCAGGAGCTTGAAACAAAAAAGGAAGAGCTGGATGAGATGGAGAAGGAGTTTCAAAGCGAAAAAGTGTTGCTTACAGATGAAATGAAGCAAAGGAGACAAGAAGAAATCAATAAAAAGAGAGAGGAAATACAGAAATTGCAGAGGAAATATTTTGGCCCGAAGGGTGAGCTTTATCAGAAAAGACAGGATTTGGTGCAGCCCATACAGGAAGAAGTATATAGTGCTATTGAAAACATTGCCAGCAGAGGTAACTATGCGGTGATTTTTGATGCCGCAGGTAAGTCAAATATGCTCTATACCGATCCGAATTATGACAAAAGCGATGATGTTCTGCAAGAATTGGGATATAAAAATTAA
- a CDS encoding carboxypeptidase-like regulatory domain-containing protein, whose product MRKSYLIILCFLSVHISFGQRINIEGKVIDANDREPLAFVNVLYGEPPKGTTTDIDGKFQIEIPSSVQSVKFSYLGYHSKTVSLESLRKSSMSTIALKSKSFALDEVVVKPGTNPAVQVIQKVYKNREEHNPENMDAFSYRSYNKFVFTIDSSRIDECTPEKSSGDTMAIDTTTVDSTDIKLRRFMDKQHILMMESVSERKYLSPGYSNEQVLASRVSGFSDPSLVFLATQIQSFSFYDNFISLGDKSYINPISKNSARRYLFLTEDTLYHEPHDTAVIISFRPRKNKNFDGLKGMLHVNTCDYSLTRVIAEPVYSSGNFTIKIQQKYDRIGGERWFPTQLNTRIGVKEVFVSSSTRDYHLVGDGRSYIRDIYMNPPLDKSDFDNTGISVPSSAYERSEQFWGKYRVDNLSSKDSTTYQVIDSIGEAHHFDARMKRFKTLSTGYYPVSFLNLDLTRLLNYNEYEGFRLGMGLMTNEELSEFFSAGGYFGYGFRDKDWKYGGRLRLNIHEKSESRLEFTYKNDVAESGGYQFLKEQGVFSPAMYRQYLVESMDWVKERQMSYSLRTLKYLKLKLFIRKSTVNPLEDYRFRKDENVYQGNFHITEGGFKARFAWKEEFAETPWGKFSLGTDFPVVYANFTRGMNILNGNFEYTKVEAAISNEIRTKNLGKTKMQLVGGMTGGPVPAFNLYTGHGSYGSRLNIYSEHSFATMRLSEFLADRFVSVYLNQDFKSLLFRKEGFSPNIMWLNNLGWGWLNKPSRHDGMNTQSFAKGYFETGVMADNILGTSLFNYGFGIFYRYGPYAFDKFSDNLAYKISIGFNL is encoded by the coding sequence ATGCGAAAATCATATTTGATAATACTTTGTTTTCTGAGTGTGCATATCTCATTTGGCCAGAGGATAAACATTGAGGGAAAGGTTATTGATGCCAATGATCGGGAACCCCTGGCTTTTGTTAATGTACTGTATGGTGAGCCTCCGAAAGGCACCACTACCGATATCGACGGAAAGTTTCAGATTGAGATTCCCTCCTCTGTTCAATCAGTCAAATTCAGTTATCTTGGCTACCATTCAAAAACCGTATCCCTCGAAAGTCTTAGAAAATCTTCCATGTCAACGATTGCATTGAAAAGCAAATCCTTCGCACTGGATGAGGTAGTGGTGAAGCCCGGAACAAATCCGGCTGTCCAGGTTATTCAAAAGGTTTACAAAAACAGGGAAGAGCATAACCCGGAAAATATGGATGCATTTTCCTACAGGAGCTATAACAAATTTGTGTTCACGATTGACTCCAGCAGGATTGATGAGTGTACTCCGGAAAAATCATCCGGGGATACCATGGCAATAGATACCACTACAGTTGATTCTACGGATATTAAGCTCCGGCGTTTTATGGATAAACAGCACATTTTAATGATGGAATCGGTTTCAGAGAGAAAATATCTATCCCCGGGCTATAGTAATGAACAAGTTCTTGCTTCAAGAGTTTCCGGGTTCAGCGATCCTTCCCTGGTATTTCTTGCTACACAGATTCAGTCGTTTTCTTTTTATGATAATTTCATCTCCTTAGGCGATAAAAGCTATATCAATCCGATTAGTAAGAACAGTGCGAGGCGGTATCTTTTCCTTACGGAGGATACCCTTTACCATGAGCCTCATGATACTGCGGTAATTATTTCATTCAGACCCAGAAAAAATAAGAATTTTGACGGACTTAAAGGGATGTTGCATGTAAATACCTGCGATTATTCACTTACCAGAGTTATCGCTGAACCTGTTTATTCTTCAGGGAATTTTACCATTAAGATTCAGCAGAAATATGACAGAATAGGAGGAGAAAGATGGTTCCCTACCCAGTTGAATACAAGGATAGGAGTGAAAGAAGTGTTTGTCTCTTCTTCTACCCGTGATTATCACCTTGTCGGTGATGGCCGGAGCTATATTAGAGATATCTATATGAATCCCCCATTGGATAAATCAGACTTTGACAATACCGGCATATCCGTGCCTTCCTCTGCATATGAACGCTCAGAGCAATTCTGGGGAAAATACCGGGTTGATAATCTGTCTTCTAAAGACAGCACAACTTATCAGGTCATCGACAGCATCGGGGAAGCACATCATTTTGACGCCAGGATGAAGCGCTTCAAAACCCTCTCTACCGGTTATTATCCGGTTTCTTTTCTGAATCTGGATCTTACCAGACTTTTAAATTATAATGAATATGAAGGCTTCAGGCTGGGAATGGGCCTGATGACCAATGAGGAGCTTTCGGAATTCTTTTCTGCCGGTGGATATTTTGGGTATGGGTTTCGGGACAAGGACTGGAAATATGGTGGCAGACTCCGGCTTAACATTCATGAAAAATCGGAGAGCCGACTGGAGTTCACTTATAAGAATGATGTCGCAGAATCCGGTGGATATCAGTTTTTAAAGGAGCAGGGAGTTTTTTCTCCGGCTATGTACCGACAGTATTTGGTAGAAAGCATGGATTGGGTGAAAGAAAGACAGATGAGCTATTCCCTGAGAACTTTAAAGTATTTGAAGTTAAAATTATTTATCCGGAAGTCAACGGTGAATCCACTCGAGGATTACCGGTTCCGGAAAGATGAAAATGTGTATCAGGGTAATTTTCATATAACAGAGGGCGGTTTTAAAGCCCGGTTTGCCTGGAAGGAGGAATTTGCAGAAACCCCGTGGGGCAAATTTTCGCTTGGAACGGATTTTCCGGTAGTGTATGCCAATTTTACACGGGGTATGAATATTCTGAACGGTAATTTTGAATATACAAAAGTGGAGGCTGCAATTTCAAATGAAATCCGCACCAAAAACCTGGGCAAAACCAAAATGCAATTGGTGGGTGGAATGACCGGAGGTCCGGTTCCCGCCTTCAATCTTTATACCGGGCACGGATCCTATGGAAGCCGTTTGAATATATACAGTGAGCATAGTTTTGCCACTATGCGGTTGTCTGAATTTTTGGCAGACCGCTTTGTCTCTGTCTATTTAAATCAGGATTTCAAATCATTGCTCTTCCGGAAAGAAGGCTTCAGTCCAAATATCATGTGGTTGAATAACCTGGGATGGGGCTGGCTTAATAAACCTTCCCGGCATGATGGAATGAATACCCAATCCTTTGCGAAAGGGTATTTTGAAACAGGAGTAATGGCTGATAATATACTGGGGACCAGTCTGTTTAATTACGGTTTTGGAATATTTTACAGGTATGGTCCCTATGCCTTTGATAAATTTTCAGATAATCTGGCCTATAAAATCTCCATTGGATTCAATTTGTAG
- the uvrB gene encoding excinuclease ABC subunit UvrB — protein sequence MNYKITSQYKPTGDQPEAIKQLTEGTQRGDRFQTLMGVTGSGKTFTIANMIQNVNKPVLVLSHNKTLAAQLYGEFKEFFPENAVEYFVSYYDYYQPEAYLPVTDTYIEKDLSINEEIEKLRLSATSSLLSGRRDVVVVSSVSCLYGIGNPDDFHKNTIQIESGQEIGRNEFLRRLVDSLYSRSELEFKPGNFRVNGDTVDVFLAYSDHAYRVTFWGDEVDEIEKYDPYNNSTIAMVDSATVFPANIFVTTKERMHNAIKQIQLDLQDQIQYFKDQGRELEAKRIKQRTEYDLEMIRELGYCPGIENYSRYFDGRSPGSRPFCLLDYFPDDFIIVVDESHVTIPQIHAMFGGDYSRKKTLVEYGFRLPAAVDNRPLKFGEFENLLNQVVFVSATPANYELEKSGGVVVEQVIRPTGLLDPEIEVRPTLNQIDDLMEEVRKRTKNDQRVLVTTLTKRMAEELTKYLTRFNVKCRYIHSDIDTLERVEIMDGLRNGTFDVLIGVNLLREGLDLPEVSLVAILDADKEGFLRSTVSLTQTAGRAARHLEGKVIMYADKITRSMQQTIDETNRRREKQLAYNEKHNITPKQIEKASRSVMADYREKIGQYQPRPYTEPQELDTAADPVVQYMNQEALEKAIEKNKKGMEKAASELDFKEAARLRDEMYELQDRLAQLTKEKSK from the coding sequence ATGAACTACAAAATTACGTCACAATACAAACCCACAGGCGATCAGCCCGAAGCCATCAAACAACTTACGGAAGGTACTCAAAGGGGCGATCGTTTCCAGACTCTGATGGGCGTTACCGGTTCGGGTAAAACTTTTACCATTGCCAACATGATACAGAATGTCAACAAACCCGTGCTGGTGCTAAGCCACAACAAAACTCTGGCGGCCCAACTTTACGGAGAATTCAAGGAATTTTTCCCGGAAAATGCGGTAGAATATTTTGTCTCCTATTATGACTATTACCAGCCGGAGGCATACCTTCCCGTAACCGACACCTACATCGAAAAGGACCTTTCCATTAATGAAGAGATCGAAAAGCTCAGGCTGAGTGCCACTTCATCCCTTCTTTCCGGGCGCAGGGACGTAGTGGTCGTCTCCTCGGTTTCCTGTTTATATGGCATCGGCAATCCGGATGATTTCCATAAGAACACCATCCAGATCGAATCCGGCCAGGAAATCGGAAGAAATGAGTTTTTGAGGCGGCTGGTAGACAGCTTATACTCAAGAAGCGAGCTGGAGTTCAAACCCGGTAATTTTCGGGTGAACGGTGACACGGTAGATGTATTCCTGGCCTACAGCGATCATGCCTACCGCGTTACCTTCTGGGGAGATGAGGTTGATGAAATTGAAAAGTATGATCCGTATAACAACAGTACTATAGCTATGGTGGACAGTGCCACCGTTTTTCCGGCAAACATTTTTGTAACCACCAAAGAAAGGATGCATAATGCCATCAAACAGATCCAGCTTGACCTGCAGGACCAAATCCAGTATTTCAAAGACCAGGGAAGGGAGCTGGAGGCCAAACGCATCAAGCAAAGAACGGAATACGACCTTGAGATGATCCGGGAGCTCGGCTACTGTCCCGGCATTGAAAATTACAGCCGCTATTTCGACGGCCGCTCGCCTGGCTCCAGGCCTTTCTGCCTGCTCGACTATTTTCCCGATGATTTCATTATCGTTGTAGATGAAAGCCACGTAACCATTCCCCAGATCCATGCCATGTTCGGTGGAGACTATTCACGAAAAAAGACACTGGTGGAATATGGTTTTCGACTCCCGGCAGCCGTGGACAACCGTCCACTGAAATTCGGGGAGTTTGAGAACCTCCTCAACCAGGTGGTCTTTGTCAGCGCTACCCCTGCAAATTACGAACTGGAAAAGAGCGGCGGCGTAGTTGTTGAACAGGTAATCAGACCTACCGGGCTGCTGGACCCGGAAATAGAAGTACGGCCCACCCTCAACCAGATCGACGACCTGATGGAAGAGGTGCGCAAACGCACGAAAAACGACCAGCGGGTGCTGGTTACTACACTGACCAAAAGGATGGCGGAAGAACTGACGAAATACCTGACGCGGTTCAACGTCAAATGCAGGTACATCCATTCGGACATTGATACGCTGGAACGGGTGGAGATAATGGACGGGCTGAGAAACGGCACATTCGACGTGCTTATCGGCGTGAACCTGCTGCGTGAAGGGCTCGATCTGCCAGAAGTATCACTTGTAGCCATTCTGGATGCCGACAAAGAAGGATTTCTGAGATCCACCGTATCCCTCACCCAAACGGCAGGCAGGGCGGCCAGGCATCTGGAAGGAAAAGTCATCATGTATGCCGATAAAATTACCCGCTCCATGCAGCAGACCATTGACGAGACCAACCGCAGAAGGGAAAAGCAGCTTGCCTACAACGAAAAACACAACATAACTCCCAAACAAATCGAAAAAGCCTCCCGCTCGGTAATGGCAGATTACAGGGAAAAAATCGGACAATACCAGCCGCGGCCTTATACAGAACCTCAGGAACTGGATACCGCTGCCGATCCGGTAGTGCAGTATATGAACCAAGAAGCCCTGGAAAAAGCCATCGAGAAAAACAAAAAAGGCATGGAGAAAGCCGCTTCCGAGCTTGACTTCAAAGAAGCAGCCCGATTGAGGGACGAGATGTATGAATTACAGGACAGGCTGGCCCAGCTTACAAAAGAAAAATCAAAATAA
- a CDS encoding rRNA pseudouridine synthase: protein MKGKRQNHKSKQKEAAADDFIRLNKFIANSGLCSRRQADELIRSGEITVNQQKVTELGTKVKSTDEVRYKGKLLQNERPVYILLNKPKDYVTTVKDKNARKTVMELVKGACTQRIYPVGRLDRNTTGVLLLTNDGELAKRLTHPHYKKKKVYHVVLDKPVTKTHLEQIAEGVKLEDDVVAADAVSYVDPEDKTQIGIEIHTGQNRVIRRIFETLGYKIKKLDRVYFAGLTKKNLKRGRWRFLTQKEINRLKMNAFK from the coding sequence ATGAAGGGCAAAAGACAAAATCATAAAAGTAAACAGAAAGAGGCCGCAGCCGATGATTTCATAAGACTGAACAAATTTATTGCTAATAGTGGTTTATGTTCACGGCGGCAGGCGGATGAGCTTATCCGCTCAGGTGAAATCACCGTTAACCAACAAAAGGTAACGGAACTGGGCACAAAAGTGAAATCTACCGATGAGGTTCGCTATAAAGGTAAGTTATTGCAAAACGAACGGCCTGTCTATATTTTGCTGAATAAACCCAAGGATTATGTTACCACCGTTAAAGACAAAAATGCCCGAAAAACTGTTATGGAATTGGTAAAGGGAGCATGCACACAGAGGATATATCCGGTTGGCAGGTTGGACAGGAATACCACAGGCGTTCTGCTTTTGACCAATGACGGAGAGCTGGCCAAGCGGCTGACCCATCCCCATTATAAGAAAAAAAAGGTCTATCATGTAGTGCTCGACAAGCCTGTAACAAAAACACATCTCGAGCAAATTGCTGAAGGAGTAAAGCTTGAAGATGATGTTGTGGCAGCGGATGCTGTAAGTTATGTAGATCCGGAGGATAAAACGCAGATAGGTATCGAGATTCATACAGGACAGAATCGTGTGATCAGGAGGATTTTTGAGACTCTGGGATACAAAATAAAAAAACTGGATCGTGTGTATTTTGCAGGACTTACAAAAAAGAATCTGAAGCGCGGCAGATGGCGGTTTCTGACCCAGAAGGAGATTAACAGATTGAAGATGAATGCATTTAAATAG
- a CDS encoding glutamate racemase, translated as MLKPEQPIGIFDSGVGGLTVAAAIKYLLPNERIIYFGDTAHLPYGDKSNETIIEYSTRITDFLLEKNVKVVLIACNTASAVAYHELAGHLDNSVFLVNVIDPVVNYIAGHFSGEKIGVIGTKATIKSDTYKHKIIEKDNHIKVSSLATPLFVPMIEEGFVYDDISNAIIRAYLSDKKLEDIQSLILGCTHYPIIKNQIRRFFGFKVDVVDSGNIVARYLQELLEEHNLLSDQKNPEHVFYVSDYTEYFESIARMFFDDPIHLEKKNIWKE; from the coding sequence ATGTTAAAACCCGAACAACCTATAGGGATTTTCGATTCAGGAGTGGGAGGCCTGACGGTAGCTGCTGCCATTAAATATTTGTTGCCCAATGAACGCATTATCTATTTCGGAGATACCGCCCACCTCCCTTATGGCGATAAATCCAATGAAACCATTATTGAATATTCTACCCGGATTACCGATTTTCTTTTGGAAAAAAATGTGAAAGTCGTTTTAATTGCTTGCAATACCGCATCGGCAGTGGCCTATCATGAGCTTGCCGGTCATCTGGATAACAGTGTTTTCCTGGTGAATGTGATCGATCCGGTGGTCAACTATATTGCCGGACATTTTTCAGGCGAAAAGATAGGCGTGATTGGAACCAAGGCCACCATAAAAAGCGATACTTACAAACACAAGATTATTGAGAAGGATAACCATATAAAGGTGAGCTCTTTGGCTACCCCGCTGTTTGTACCAATGATTGAAGAGGGTTTTGTTTATGACGACATCAGTAATGCCATAATAAGGGCTTATCTTTCGGATAAAAAGCTGGAGGATATCCAATCCCTGATTTTGGGATGTACCCATTATCCTATCATAAAAAATCAGATCAGGAGATTTTTCGGTTTTAAGGTGGATGTTGTAGATTCAGGCAATATTGTAGCACGCTACCTTCAGGAATTGCTTGAAGAGCATAACCTTTTAAGCGATCAGAAAAATCCGGAGCATGTGTTTTATGTATCCGATTACACCGAATACTTTGAATCCATCGCCCGGATGTTCTTTGATGACCCCATCCATCTGGAAAAAAAGAACATCTGGAAGGAATAG
- a CDS encoding isoprenyl transferase yields the protein MATKEQINKERLPRHIAVIMDGNGRWAKKRGNQRIFGHKNGVKSVRETVEAAAELGVSYITLYAFSRENWNRPNREIDALMSLLISTIDSEIKTLMENNIRLLSIGDLAGLPEKVQEKIKEAKQKTSGNKGLRLVLALNYSARWELAEAMKHFGHDVKQGNTDANLDIETAKKYLETKEIPDPDLLIRTSGERRLSNFLLWQMAYTELYFTEVLWPDFRKENFYEAIVNYQNRERRFGKTSDQLDDPQKSNKKKNNAAHYG from the coding sequence ATGGCTACAAAAGAACAAATAAATAAGGAAAGATTACCACGGCATATAGCCGTCATTATGGACGGCAATGGTCGATGGGCTAAGAAAAGAGGTAACCAGCGAATTTTTGGACATAAGAACGGAGTAAAATCGGTGCGCGAAACGGTGGAAGCCGCAGCAGAGTTGGGGGTTTCCTACATTACTTTATATGCATTTTCCCGGGAAAACTGGAACCGTCCCAATCGCGAGATCGATGCACTGATGTCATTGTTGATTTCCACCATTGATAGTGAAATCAAAACCCTTATGGAAAATAACATCCGTTTGTTATCTATTGGTGATCTTGCGGGACTTCCGGAGAAGGTTCAGGAGAAGATCAAAGAAGCCAAGCAGAAGACTTCCGGGAATAAAGGATTACGGCTTGTATTGGCATTGAATTACAGTGCACGCTGGGAATTGGCTGAAGCCATGAAGCATTTCGGGCATGATGTGAAGCAGGGAAACACAGATGCCAATCTTGATATTGAAACCGCTAAAAAATATTTGGAAACCAAAGAAATACCCGATCCCGATCTTTTGATCAGGACCAGCGGAGAACGCCGGCTCAGCAATTTTTTATTGTGGCAGATGGCTTATACAGAATTATATTTTACAGAAGTACTTTGGCCCGATTTTAGAAAGGAAAATTTTTATGAGGCAATTGTAAACTACCAAAACAGGGAGAGAAGGTTTGGAAAAACAAGTGATCAGCTCGATGACCCGCAAAAGTCGAATAAAAAGAAAAACAATGCAGCCCATTATGGTTAA
- the bamA gene encoding outer membrane protein assembly factor BamA, translating into MQPIMVKKIAFILGLFIFLQNIALSQETKTDYEVFDYSDPQEYYIKSIDVEGVRYLDKQILANLSGLRQGERITIPGERITQAINNLWSQGLFSDVKIFTREINKDSVSLAIHLQEQPRLSAFDITGVRNREEKDIREELKLNQGSQVNRNVINNIKETIQEYFYDKKYLNTEIQVTKVDDTTRNNRVALNINVDKNEKVKIKDITFSGNEVFDDGELRRAMEHTHKKNWNIFQGSKFLPDKYEEDKEIVLDKYRENGYRDARIVDDTVYAVSEDRIKIHMEIHEGKQYFFGDINWTGNTVYPSGMLMQRLKIDKGDPFDMALLNERINAAEDAVGNLYMDNGYLFFNANPVISKIEEDSVNIEVRIREGKQAQLNRVIIEGNTKTNEHVVRRELRTQPGDLFNRSAIQRSQRELAQLGHFDPEQMGIEPININQSRGEVDLNYSLVEKPNDQLEISGGWGAGMFVGTIGITFNNFSARRLFEKDAWKPVPSGDGQTLSVRARTNGSYYQNYSISFQEPWLGGKKPNNFSVSAYRSIQNTAGYIGRYFRGGSTNESSFKITGGSVGLRQRLEWPDDYFILSNSLSYERYNLNDWTRGRFIMQDGISNNLSFSTTFGRNSVSQPIYPRSGSKFMLTLKITPPYSMFTDINYKTATQAEKYEWVEYHKWTYKGEWYQRLFDDLVLAINTEFGYLGYYNPDIGHSPFGTFDVGGDGISGYNLYGRETIALRGYENSSLTPIVDNKKAGNIYERNYMELRYPVSLKRQATIYVLAFAEAGNAWFNFDEFDPLSLKRSAGIGLRAFLPMFGLLGIDWGYGFDDIPGRPDASGGQFHFVIGQQF; encoded by the coding sequence ATGCAGCCCATTATGGTTAAGAAGATTGCGTTTATATTAGGCTTATTTATATTTCTGCAGAACATTGCTTTATCACAGGAAACGAAAACGGATTATGAGGTGTTTGATTATTCAGACCCTCAGGAATACTATATCAAGTCAATTGATGTGGAAGGCGTAAGATACCTGGATAAGCAAATTCTGGCAAACCTTTCAGGTTTAAGGCAGGGAGAGCGAATAACCATTCCCGGTGAAAGAATTACCCAAGCCATAAATAACCTTTGGTCACAGGGATTGTTCTCAGATGTCAAGATTTTTACCCGGGAAATAAATAAAGATTCCGTTTCCCTGGCAATACATCTTCAGGAACAACCCCGGCTTTCAGCCTTTGATATTACGGGTGTTCGTAACCGGGAAGAAAAAGACATCCGGGAAGAGCTTAAGCTGAATCAGGGAAGCCAGGTCAACCGTAATGTGATTAACAACATCAAAGAAACCATCCAGGAATATTTCTACGATAAAAAATACCTGAACACGGAAATACAGGTAACCAAGGTGGATGATACCACCCGCAACAACCGGGTGGCTCTAAATATCAATGTGGATAAGAACGAGAAGGTGAAGATCAAGGACATCACTTTCTCAGGCAATGAGGTTTTTGACGACGGTGAATTGAGAAGGGCCATGGAGCATACCCATAAAAAGAACTGGAATATTTTCCAGGGCTCAAAATTTCTTCCCGATAAATATGAAGAAGATAAGGAGATTGTTCTGGACAAATACAGGGAGAATGGTTACCGGGATGCCCGTATCGTAGATGATACCGTTTATGCAGTGAGTGAAGACCGCATTAAGATTCATATGGAAATTCATGAAGGCAAACAATATTTCTTCGGCGATATCAACTGGACCGGAAATACAGTTTATCCTTCGGGGATGCTCATGCAAAGGCTTAAAATAGATAAAGGAGATCCTTTTGATATGGCTTTATTAAATGAGCGGATTAATGCGGCGGAAGATGCTGTGGGCAATTTGTATATGGATAACGGATATTTGTTTTTCAATGCCAACCCCGTTATATCAAAGATAGAAGAAGATTCGGTGAATATTGAAGTCAGAATACGGGAAGGGAAACAGGCCCAACTGAACAGGGTCATTATCGAAGGCAATACCAAAACCAATGAACATGTGGTACGGAGAGAATTGAGGACTCAACCGGGTGATCTTTTTAACAGATCAGCCATCCAGAGGTCCCAGAGGGAATTGGCTCAACTGGGTCATTTTGATCCCGAACAGATGGGTATTGAGCCCATTAATATCAACCAGTCCAGGGGTGAAGTCGACCTGAATTATTCATTGGTGGAAAAGCCCAACGACCAGCTTGAAATATCCGGAGGCTGGGGTGCCGGTATGTTTGTTGGTACCATAGGAATTACCTTTAATAATTTTTCCGCCCGGCGGCTTTTTGAGAAAGATGCCTGGAAGCCTGTTCCTTCAGGAGACGGCCAGACTTTATCTGTTCGTGCAAGAACCAACGGAAGTTATTATCAAAACTATAGCATCTCTTTTCAAGAACCCTGGCTGGGTGGCAAAAAACCAAATAATTTTTCCGTTTCAGCCTATCGTTCGATACAAAATACTGCGGGTTACATTGGTAGATACTTTCGGGGGGGGTCCACCAATGAATCTTCTTTTAAAATCACCGGCGGATCTGTCGGACTGCGGCAAAGGCTTGAATGGCCGGATGACTATTTTATCTTAAGCAATTCATTGAGCTATGAGCGATATAACCTGAACGATTGGACCAGAGGCCGCTTTATTATGCAAGATGGTATATCAAATAACTTGAGTTTTAGTACCACTTTCGGAAGAAACTCCGTATCTCAGCCGATTTATCCCCGGAGTGGTTCAAAGTTCATGCTTACACTGAAAATTACCCCGCCATATTCCATGTTTACAGACATCAATTACAAAACGGCTACCCAAGCAGAGAAATATGAGTGGGTCGAATATCATAAATGGACATATAAAGGCGAGTGGTACCAAAGATTGTTTGACGATTTAGTATTGGCTATCAACACAGAGTTCGGCTACCTGGGATATTACAATCCGGATATAGGCCACAGTCCGTTTGGTACCTTTGATGTTGGAGGTGACGGTATATCAGGCTACAATTTATATGGACGCGAAACCATTGCATTACGCGGATATGAGAATAGTTCACTGACACCTATTGTGGATAATAAAAAAGCAGGTAATATTTACGAAAGAAACTATATGGAGCTGAGGTATCCCGTATCACTAAAACGGCAGGCCACCATTTACGTATTGGCCTTTGCCGAGGCGGGGAATGCCTGGTTTAACTTTGATGAGTTCGATCCTTTATCGCTGAAAAGATCTGCAGGAATCGGCCTGAGGGCCTTTCTCCCCATGTTCGGACTATTGGGAATCGACTGGGGTTACGGATTTGATGATATACCGGGCAGGCCCGACGCAAGCGGTGGACAGTTCCATTTTGTGATCGGACAGCAATTTTAA
- a CDS encoding OmpH family outer membrane protein encodes MKRVVLSLLLIAFVFPAVSFAQSQELKFGHINVSELMSMMPERDSIQKEMQEYQKMLQREMQTMQQEYSQKLQQYQKNRTNYSEMVRKSKEKELQQMQGRIQEFQSTAQQDMQQKQQELMEPLMNKIENAIQRVGEENGYIYIFDTSAGAIVYQSDQSENVMPLVQKELGLQ; translated from the coding sequence ATGAAGCGAGTTGTTTTATCATTATTATTAATAGCGTTTGTTTTTCCTGCTGTTAGTTTTGCACAGTCTCAGGAGTTAAAATTCGGGCACATTAATGTATCCGAGCTTATGAGTATGATGCCTGAAAGAGACAGCATCCAAAAGGAGATGCAGGAATACCAAAAAATGCTTCAGCGGGAGATGCAAACCATGCAGCAGGAATATTCGCAAAAATTGCAGCAATACCAGAAAAATCGAACCAATTATTCGGAAATGGTAAGGAAATCCAAGGAAAAGGAGCTGCAACAAATGCAAGGCCGGATACAGGAGTTTCAGTCAACTGCTCAGCAAGATATGCAGCAGAAACAGCAGGAATTGATGGAACCCCTGATGAATAAGATCGAAAATGCCATACAGCGTGTTGGAGAAGAAAATGGCTATATTTATATCTTCGATACCAGCGCAGGCGCTATCGTTTATCAGTCCGACCAAAGCGAAAATGTGATGCCGCTTGTTCAGAAAGAGCTCGGGCTACAGTAG